One window of Anas platyrhynchos isolate ZD024472 breed Pekin duck chromosome 11, IASCAAS_PekinDuck_T2T, whole genome shotgun sequence genomic DNA carries:
- the TCF12 gene encoding transcription factor 12 isoform X8 translates to MYCAYPVPGVGSSSLMYYYNGKTVYAPSPSSDDFNRESPSYPSPKPPSSMFASTFFMQDGTHNSSDLWSSSNGMSQPGYGGMLGGSSSHMSQSSSYGSLHTHDRLSYPPHSVSPTDINASLPPMSSFHRGSTSSSPYVAASHTPPVNGSDNILGNRGNGAGSSQTGDALGKALASIYSPDHTSSSFPSNPSTPVGSPSPLTGASQWSRSGGQAPSSPNYENSLHSLQSRMEDRLDRLDDAIHVLRNHAVGPSTSLSGGHGDIHSLLGPSHNGPIGSLNSNYGASSLVTTNRQASMVGTHREESVSLNSNHSVLPSSVSAQSTELNHKTQESYRALSGGLQSQSVAIGPTEIKSEHKEKDENIHEPPSSDDMKSDDESSQKDIKVSSRGRTSSTNEDEDLNPEQKIEREKERRMANNARERLRVRDINEAFKELGRMCQLHLKSEKPQTKLLILHQAVAVILSLEQQVRERNLNPKAACLKRREEEKVSAVSAEPPTPHPGSHPGLSETTNPMGHM, encoded by the exons ATGTACTGCGCCTACCCCGTGCCGGgcgtgggcagcagctccctcatgTACTACTACAACGGCAAGACG GTGTATGCACCATCCCCAAGTTCTGATGATTTCAACAGAGAATCTCCAAGTTACCCGTCTCCTAAGCCACCAAGCAGTATGTTTGCTAGCACTTTCTTTATGCAAG atgggacCCACAACTCTTCTGACCTCTGGAGTTCATCCAATGGCATGAGCCAGCCTGGCTACGGTGGAATGCTGGGAGGCTCCTCGTCCCACATGTCCCAGTCCAGCAGTTATGGCAGCCTGCACACACATGACCGTTTG AGCTATCCCCCGCATTCAGTCTCACCTACAGATATAAATGCCAGTCTTCCTCCAATGTCTAGCTTCCATCGTGGCAGTACCAGCAGTTCACCTTATGTAGCTGCCTCACACACTCCACCTGTCAACGGATCAGATAATATTCTGG GAAACAGAGGAAATGGTGCTGGAAGCTCACAGACAGGTGATGCACTTGGAAAGGCATTGGCATCT ATTTATTCTCCTGATCATACCAGCAGTAGTTTTCCATCAAATCCATCAACACCAGTTGGGTCACCATCGCCTCTTACAG GTGCCAGTCAGTGGTCTAGGAGTGGAGGACAAGCCCCCTCATCTCCAAACTATGAAAACTCTCTACACTCCTTG CAGTCTCGAATGGAGGATCGCTTGGACAGACTCGATGATGCCATTCATGTACTACGAAATCATGCTGTGGGGCCTTCAACAAGTCTATCAGGTGGCCATGGAGACATACATAGCTTACTGGGACCATCCCACAATGGGCCAATTGGGAGCCTGAACTCAAATTATGGAGCATCTAGCCTTGTAACAACCAACAGACAAGCATCAATG gtTGGGACTCATCGGGAAGAAAGTGTCAGCCTCAACAGCAACCATTCAGTTCTTCCCAGTTCAGTTTCTGCTCAGAGCACAGAACTAAATCATAAAACACAAGAAAGCTACAGAG CGTTGTCAGGTGGCTTGCAGAGCCAGTCTGTGGCTATAGGTCCAACAGAAATCAAGTCTGAACATAAGGAGAAGGATGAAAATATACATGAACCCCCCTCATCGGATGACATGAAATCAGATGATGAGTCCTCCCAGAAGGATATCAAGGTTTCATCTAGAGGCAGAACAAG CAGTACTAATGAAGATGAGGATTTAAACCCAGAGcagaaaatagaaagagaaaaggagaggagaatgGCAAATAATGCTAGAGAACGTTTGCGTGTACGAGATATTAACGAGGCATTTAAAGAACTTGGCCGAATGTGTCAGCTTCATCTGAAGAGTGAAAAACCACAGACAAAACTGCTTATTCTTCACCAGGCTGTGGCAGTCATCCTCAGTCTAGAGCAACAAGTGAGAG
- the TCF12 gene encoding transcription factor 12 isoform X9 → MYCAYPVPGVGSSSLMYYYNGKTVYAPSPSSDDFNRESPSYPSPKPPSSMFASTFFMQDGTHNSSDLWSSSNGMSQPGYGGMLGGSSSHMSQSSSYGSLHTHDRLSYPPHSVSPTDINASLPPMSSFHRGSTSSSPYVAASHTPPVNGSDNILGNRGNGAGSSQTGDALGKALASIYSPDHTSSSFPSNPSTPVGSPSPLTGASQWSRSGGQAPSSPNYENSLHSLQSRMEDRLDRLDDAIHVLRNHAVGPSTSLSGGHGDIHSLLGPSHNGPIGSLNSNYGASSLVTTNRQASMVGTHREESVSLNSNHSVLPSSVSAQSTELNHKTQESYRALSGGLQSQSVAIGPTEIKSEHKEKDENIHEPPSSDDMKSDDESSQKDIKVSSRGRTSTNEDEDLNPEQKIEREKERRMANNARERLRVRDINEAFKELGRMCQLHLKSEKPQTKLLILHQAVAVILSLEQQVRERNLNPKAACLKRREEEKVSAVSAEPPTPHPGSHPGLSETTNPMGHM, encoded by the exons ATGTACTGCGCCTACCCCGTGCCGGgcgtgggcagcagctccctcatgTACTACTACAACGGCAAGACG GTGTATGCACCATCCCCAAGTTCTGATGATTTCAACAGAGAATCTCCAAGTTACCCGTCTCCTAAGCCACCAAGCAGTATGTTTGCTAGCACTTTCTTTATGCAAG atgggacCCACAACTCTTCTGACCTCTGGAGTTCATCCAATGGCATGAGCCAGCCTGGCTACGGTGGAATGCTGGGAGGCTCCTCGTCCCACATGTCCCAGTCCAGCAGTTATGGCAGCCTGCACACACATGACCGTTTG AGCTATCCCCCGCATTCAGTCTCACCTACAGATATAAATGCCAGTCTTCCTCCAATGTCTAGCTTCCATCGTGGCAGTACCAGCAGTTCACCTTATGTAGCTGCCTCACACACTCCACCTGTCAACGGATCAGATAATATTCTGG GAAACAGAGGAAATGGTGCTGGAAGCTCACAGACAGGTGATGCACTTGGAAAGGCATTGGCATCT ATTTATTCTCCTGATCATACCAGCAGTAGTTTTCCATCAAATCCATCAACACCAGTTGGGTCACCATCGCCTCTTACAG GTGCCAGTCAGTGGTCTAGGAGTGGAGGACAAGCCCCCTCATCTCCAAACTATGAAAACTCTCTACACTCCTTG CAGTCTCGAATGGAGGATCGCTTGGACAGACTCGATGATGCCATTCATGTACTACGAAATCATGCTGTGGGGCCTTCAACAAGTCTATCAGGTGGCCATGGAGACATACATAGCTTACTGGGACCATCCCACAATGGGCCAATTGGGAGCCTGAACTCAAATTATGGAGCATCTAGCCTTGTAACAACCAACAGACAAGCATCAATG gtTGGGACTCATCGGGAAGAAAGTGTCAGCCTCAACAGCAACCATTCAGTTCTTCCCAGTTCAGTTTCTGCTCAGAGCACAGAACTAAATCATAAAACACAAGAAAGCTACAGAG CGTTGTCAGGTGGCTTGCAGAGCCAGTCTGTGGCTATAGGTCCAACAGAAATCAAGTCTGAACATAAGGAGAAGGATGAAAATATACATGAACCCCCCTCATCGGATGACATGAAATCAGATGATGAGTCCTCCCAGAAGGATATCAAGGTTTCATCTAGAGGCAGAACAAG TACTAATGAAGATGAGGATTTAAACCCAGAGcagaaaatagaaagagaaaaggagaggagaatgGCAAATAATGCTAGAGAACGTTTGCGTGTACGAGATATTAACGAGGCATTTAAAGAACTTGGCCGAATGTGTCAGCTTCATCTGAAGAGTGAAAAACCACAGACAAAACTGCTTATTCTTCACCAGGCTGTGGCAGTCATCCTCAGTCTAGAGCAACAAGTGAGAG
- the TCF12 gene encoding transcription factor 12 isoform X7 yields the protein MYCAYPVPGVGSSSLMYYYNGKTVYAPSPSSDDFNRESPSYPSPKPPSSMFASTFFMQDGTHNSSDLWSSSNGMSQPGYGGMLGGSSSHMSQSSSYGSLHTHDRLSYPPHSVSPTDINASLPPMSSFHRGSTSSSPYVAASHTPPVNGSDNILGNRGNGAGSSQTGDALGKALASIYSPDHTSSSFPSNPSTPVGSPSPLTGASQWSRSGGQAPSSPNYENSLHSLKNRVEQQLHEHLQDAMSFLKDVCEQSRMEDRLDRLDDAIHVLRNHAVGPSTSLSGGHGDIHSLLGPSHNGPIGSLNSNYGASSLVTTNRQASMVGTHREESVSLNSNHSVLPSSVSAQSTELNHKTQESYRALSGGLQSQSVAIGPTEIKSEHKEKDENIHEPPSSDDMKSDDESSQKDIKVSSRGRTSSTNEDEDLNPEQKIEREKERRMANNARERLRVRDINEAFKELGRMCQLHLKSEKPQTKLLILHQAVAVILSLEQQVRERNLNPKAACLKRREEEKVSAVSAEPPTPHPGSHPGLSETTNPMGHM from the exons ATGTACTGCGCCTACCCCGTGCCGGgcgtgggcagcagctccctcatgTACTACTACAACGGCAAGACG GTGTATGCACCATCCCCAAGTTCTGATGATTTCAACAGAGAATCTCCAAGTTACCCGTCTCCTAAGCCACCAAGCAGTATGTTTGCTAGCACTTTCTTTATGCAAG atgggacCCACAACTCTTCTGACCTCTGGAGTTCATCCAATGGCATGAGCCAGCCTGGCTACGGTGGAATGCTGGGAGGCTCCTCGTCCCACATGTCCCAGTCCAGCAGTTATGGCAGCCTGCACACACATGACCGTTTG AGCTATCCCCCGCATTCAGTCTCACCTACAGATATAAATGCCAGTCTTCCTCCAATGTCTAGCTTCCATCGTGGCAGTACCAGCAGTTCACCTTATGTAGCTGCCTCACACACTCCACCTGTCAACGGATCAGATAATATTCTGG GAAACAGAGGAAATGGTGCTGGAAGCTCACAGACAGGTGATGCACTTGGAAAGGCATTGGCATCT ATTTATTCTCCTGATCATACCAGCAGTAGTTTTCCATCAAATCCATCAACACCAGTTGGGTCACCATCGCCTCTTACAG GTGCCAGTCAGTGGTCTAGGAGTGGAGGACAAGCCCCCTCATCTCCAAACTATGAAAACTCTCTACACTCCTTG AAAAATCGAGTTGAACAGCAACTTCACGAGCATTTGCAAGATGCAATGTCCTTCTTAAAGGATGTCTGTGAG CAGTCTCGAATGGAGGATCGCTTGGACAGACTCGATGATGCCATTCATGTACTACGAAATCATGCTGTGGGGCCTTCAACAAGTCTATCAGGTGGCCATGGAGACATACATAGCTTACTGGGACCATCCCACAATGGGCCAATTGGGAGCCTGAACTCAAATTATGGAGCATCTAGCCTTGTAACAACCAACAGACAAGCATCAATG gtTGGGACTCATCGGGAAGAAAGTGTCAGCCTCAACAGCAACCATTCAGTTCTTCCCAGTTCAGTTTCTGCTCAGAGCACAGAACTAAATCATAAAACACAAGAAAGCTACAGAG CGTTGTCAGGTGGCTTGCAGAGCCAGTCTGTGGCTATAGGTCCAACAGAAATCAAGTCTGAACATAAGGAGAAGGATGAAAATATACATGAACCCCCCTCATCGGATGACATGAAATCAGATGATGAGTCCTCCCAGAAGGATATCAAGGTTTCATCTAGAGGCAGAACAAG CAGTACTAATGAAGATGAGGATTTAAACCCAGAGcagaaaatagaaagagaaaaggagaggagaatgGCAAATAATGCTAGAGAACGTTTGCGTGTACGAGATATTAACGAGGCATTTAAAGAACTTGGCCGAATGTGTCAGCTTCATCTGAAGAGTGAAAAACCACAGACAAAACTGCTTATTCTTCACCAGGCTGTGGCAGTCATCCTCAGTCTAGAGCAACAAGTGAGAG